Proteins encoded within one genomic window of Amorphoplanes friuliensis DSM 7358:
- a CDS encoding DUF5682 family protein, translating to MDAPAGEGDAPGHGESGAPDLLETSDLGAAPGGEVEAGRRVRPVDPIGELAAAAGYDDPERWWEDVVEHRGMPAFEAVGEAMAAIRETSAEDPEDLVREAYMRTVLREVRKTHENIAVVCGAWHVPALTGKVTAREDAALLKGRKKAKVSFTWVPWTYGRLASWSGYGAGVRSPGWYHHLFTATDEVVPRWLVDAAGVLRAEGVPTSSAHVIEATRLAEALATVRGRPLAGLAEVTEAAEAVMCDGEPLRVALIDRRLVVGERLGGVPEDMPAVPLAKDLAAQQKRVRLKPEALERTLELDLRRDIDLSRSRLLHRLRAIGVPWGEAETARRGTGTFRETWKLRWHPEFAVQLVEGSMWGTTVAAAATTKVIDAARKAATLGDVTELVEVCLLADLTDAYPQVLDALDSRAAVDADINHLMAAIPALARTLRYGDVRRTDVAGLSTVTASLLTRVCAGLPAAVGSLSDEAAKEMRGRIDGVHSAVSLLDDEELRERWLTTLASVSQRADLHGLLAGRLTRLLLDAGRLGLAEVQRRLRLPLTIGTPPARGAAWVEGFLSGGGLLLVHDDALLELLDGWLADIAPEAFDDVLPLLRRTFGGLPPGSGGRSVSGSPGRERPGGPWPRNWCWTTTGRRWCCPP from the coding sequence GTGGACGCTCCGGCTGGTGAGGGTGACGCGCCGGGTCACGGTGAGAGCGGCGCACCTGACCTGCTGGAGACCTCCGACCTCGGGGCTGCGCCTGGCGGGGAGGTTGAGGCCGGGCGGCGGGTTCGGCCTGTCGATCCGATCGGGGAGTTGGCCGCTGCGGCCGGGTATGACGATCCCGAGCGGTGGTGGGAGGACGTGGTCGAGCATCGGGGGATGCCGGCGTTCGAGGCTGTCGGGGAGGCGATGGCGGCCATTCGGGAGACGTCCGCCGAGGATCCTGAGGATCTGGTTCGTGAGGCTTACATGCGGACCGTGCTGCGGGAGGTTCGGAAGACGCACGAGAACATCGCTGTCGTTTGTGGAGCGTGGCATGTTCCGGCGCTGACGGGGAAGGTGACGGCGCGGGAGGATGCCGCGTTGCTCAAGGGGCGGAAGAAGGCGAAGGTTTCGTTCACCTGGGTGCCGTGGACCTATGGGCGGCTGGCTTCGTGGTCCGGTTACGGTGCCGGGGTTCGGTCGCCGGGGTGGTACCACCATCTGTTCACCGCCACCGACGAGGTTGTTCCGCGGTGGCTGGTGGATGCGGCCGGGGTGTTGCGGGCCGAAGGAGTTCCGACGTCGTCGGCGCATGTCATCGAGGCGACACGGCTGGCCGAAGCGCTGGCCACGGTTCGGGGTCGGCCGCTGGCCGGGCTGGCCGAGGTCACCGAAGCGGCCGAGGCCGTCATGTGTGACGGGGAGCCGTTGCGGGTGGCGTTGATCGACCGGCGGCTGGTGGTCGGCGAGCGGCTCGGTGGGGTGCCCGAGGACATGCCGGCCGTACCGCTCGCCAAGGACCTTGCTGCGCAGCAGAAGAGGGTGCGGCTGAAGCCGGAGGCGCTCGAGCGCACCCTCGAGCTGGACCTGCGCCGGGACATCGACCTGTCGCGGAGCCGGTTGCTGCACCGGCTGCGGGCGATCGGTGTGCCGTGGGGTGAGGCCGAGACGGCGCGGAGGGGCACCGGCACGTTCCGGGAGACGTGGAAATTGCGGTGGCATCCGGAGTTCGCGGTGCAGCTGGTCGAGGGCAGCATGTGGGGAACCACCGTGGCGGCCGCGGCGACCACGAAGGTGATCGACGCAGCGCGGAAAGCCGCCACGCTCGGGGATGTGACCGAGCTGGTCGAGGTGTGCCTGCTGGCGGACCTGACCGACGCCTACCCCCAGGTGCTGGACGCCCTCGACAGCCGGGCGGCGGTCGACGCGGACATCAACCACCTCATGGCGGCGATTCCCGCGCTGGCGCGGACCCTCCGGTACGGCGATGTCCGTCGCACCGACGTCGCCGGACTGTCCACAGTGACCGCGAGTCTGCTGACGCGGGTCTGCGCCGGGCTGCCGGCGGCCGTGGGTTCGCTCTCCGACGAGGCGGCCAAGGAGATGCGCGGACGCATCGACGGGGTGCACTCGGCCGTGAGCCTGCTCGACGACGAGGAGTTGCGGGAGCGGTGGCTGACCACTCTCGCCTCCGTTTCGCAGCGCGCCGATCTGCACGGGCTGCTGGCCGGGCGGCTCACCCGGCTGCTGCTCGACGCCGGGCGGCTCGGGCTCGCCGAGGTGCAGCGACGGCTGCGGCTGCCGCTCACCATCGGTACGCCGCCGGCACGTGGTGCTGCCTGGGTGGAGGGGTTCCTGTCCGGGGGCGGGCTGCTGCTGGTGCACGACGACGCGTTGCTGGAGCTGCTCGACGGGTGGCTCGCCGACATCGCACCGGAGGCGTTCGACGACGTGTTGCCGTTGTTGCGCCGTACCTTCGGGGGTTTGCCTCCGGGGAGCGGCGGGCGATCGGTGAGCGGGTCGCCGGGCCGGGAGCGGCCGGGCGGGCCGTGGCCGAGGAACTGGTGCTGGACCACGACCGGGCGGCGCTGGTGCTGCCCACCCTGA
- a CDS encoding VWA domain-containing protein, giving the protein MTDNEDPARRERLRRWRLVLGGPAEEALGSADGRDGAMDAALAALYDGNGDNDGSRTSRSAGLGGSAPKVARWLGDIREYFPSTVVQVMQADAIERLDLTRLLLEPEMLEAVEPDVHLVGTLLSLNRVMPEKTKDAARQVVRKVVSELEQRISQQTRTAVNGALNRAARINRPRHADIDWDKTIRANLKHYQAEHHTVIPERLVGYGRRATAIQRDVVLCVDQSGSMAASVVFSGVFAAVLASMRSLRTSLVVFDTAVVDLTDQLSDPVEVLFGTQLGGGTDINRAIGYSQQLITRPRDSIFVLISDLYEGGVRAQMLRRVAEMTAAGVQVVVLLALSDEGAPAYDHENAAALAAMGVPAFACTPDAFPDLMAAAIERRDLMAFAERLADKGDK; this is encoded by the coding sequence ATGACGGACAACGAGGACCCGGCGCGGCGGGAACGTCTGCGCCGGTGGCGGCTCGTGCTGGGCGGCCCGGCCGAGGAAGCGCTGGGGTCGGCGGACGGCCGCGACGGTGCGATGGACGCGGCGCTGGCCGCGCTCTACGACGGCAACGGCGACAACGACGGGTCACGTACCTCACGGTCGGCCGGGCTGGGCGGGTCCGCGCCGAAGGTCGCCCGGTGGCTGGGTGACATCCGCGAATACTTCCCCAGCACCGTCGTGCAGGTGATGCAGGCCGACGCGATCGAACGTCTCGACCTGACCCGGCTGCTCCTCGAACCGGAAATGCTGGAGGCCGTCGAACCCGACGTGCACCTCGTCGGCACGCTGCTGTCGCTCAACCGTGTGATGCCGGAGAAGACGAAGGACGCGGCGCGGCAGGTGGTCCGCAAGGTCGTCTCCGAGCTGGAGCAGCGGATCTCGCAGCAGACCCGGACGGCGGTCAACGGTGCGCTGAACCGGGCGGCGCGGATCAACCGGCCCCGGCACGCGGACATCGACTGGGACAAGACGATCCGCGCGAACCTCAAGCACTACCAGGCCGAACACCACACGGTCATCCCGGAACGCCTGGTCGGGTACGGGCGGCGGGCCACCGCCATCCAGCGTGACGTGGTGCTGTGCGTCGACCAGTCGGGGTCGATGGCGGCGTCGGTGGTGTTCTCCGGGGTCTTCGCGGCGGTGCTGGCGTCGATGCGGTCGCTGCGGACGTCGCTGGTCGTCTTCGACACGGCGGTGGTCGACCTGACCGACCAGCTCAGCGACCCGGTGGAGGTGCTGTTCGGCACCCAGCTCGGTGGCGGCACCGACATCAACCGGGCCATCGGCTACAGCCAGCAGCTCATCACCCGGCCCCGGGACAGCATCTTCGTGCTGATCAGCGACCTGTACGAGGGTGGCGTCCGTGCGCAGATGCTGCGCCGCGTGGCGGAGATGACGGCAGCGGGAGTGCAAGTGGTGGTTCTGCTGGCGCTGTCGGACGAGGGGGCGCCGGCCTACGACCACGAGAACGCGGCGGCTCTGGCGGCGATGGGCGTACCGGCGTTCGCGTGCACACCCGACGCTTTCCCCGACCTGATGGCGGCGGCGATCGAACGCCGCGACCTGATGGCGTTCGCGGAACGCCTGGCCGACAAGGGAGACAAGTGA
- a CDS encoding carbon-nitrogen hydrolase family protein, whose translation MIVAAAQFAPVAGDVEGNVRTVSGLIRRAGAADARVVVFPELALTGYEPSVIDATPAVCLTEGDARLDPVREACRAAGSAAVVNGPVLTAGAKGGPAITSLVIGPDGALLTRYDKRHLYGFEAEVFTPGTADGRFTLDGVRFSLATCYDNRFPDIAERAASDGCAVYLASSALDTGNDSFDKVYPVRAKDFGLYVVLANLIGPSEAGPCVGRSGVWGPDGERIADAGPDQEGFALAEVG comes from the coding sequence ATGATCGTCGCGGCTGCGCAGTTCGCCCCGGTCGCCGGGGACGTCGAAGGCAACGTCCGAACCGTGTCCGGCCTGATCCGCCGGGCCGGTGCCGCGGATGCACGAGTGGTGGTCTTCCCCGAGCTGGCCCTCACTGGCTACGAACCGTCCGTCATCGACGCGACCCCGGCCGTTTGCCTCACCGAGGGAGATGCTCGGCTCGATCCGGTCCGGGAGGCGTGCCGCGCGGCAGGATCGGCGGCCGTCGTCAACGGGCCGGTGCTCACGGCCGGGGCGAAGGGCGGTCCGGCTATCACCTCGCTGGTCATCGGCCCCGACGGTGCGCTGCTCACCCGTTACGACAAGAGGCATCTGTACGGCTTTGAGGCCGAGGTCTTCACCCCGGGCACCGCCGACGGGCGCTTCACCCTCGACGGCGTCCGTTTCTCGCTGGCCACCTGCTACGACAACCGCTTTCCCGACATCGCCGAGCGGGCCGCCTCGGACGGCTGCGCGGTTTATCTTGCCAGCTCGGCGCTGGACACCGGCAACGACTCGTTCGACAAGGTGTATCCGGTACGGGCCAAGGACTTCGGGCTGTACGTGGTTCTGGCCAACCTCATCGGCCCGAGCGAGGCGGGCCCGTGCGTGGGCCGCAGCGGTGTGTGGGGCCCGGACGGCGAGCGGATCGCCGACGCGGGCCCCGACCAGGAGGGGTTCGCCCTCGCCGAGGTCGGCTGA
- a CDS encoding nuclear transport factor 2 family protein translates to MSVSLPPPVQAVFDATNAGDTAAFLSAFAENGVVDDWGREFHGREAIKQWSDAENIGAHSTFEVTEVSHAADAYVVTATVGGDGFNGPSHFTFQVDGDHVTRMTIRA, encoded by the coding sequence ATGAGCGTGTCCCTGCCCCCTCCGGTCCAAGCTGTCTTCGACGCCACCAACGCCGGCGACACGGCTGCATTCCTGTCGGCGTTCGCCGAGAACGGTGTTGTCGACGACTGGGGCCGCGAGTTCCACGGCCGCGAGGCGATCAAGCAGTGGAGCGACGCCGAGAACATCGGCGCGCATTCCACGTTCGAGGTCACCGAGGTCTCGCACGCCGCCGACGCGTACGTCGTCACGGCGACGGTCGGCGGTGACGGCTTCAACGGCCCCAGCCACTTCACCTTCCAGGTCGACGGCGACCACGTGACCCGCATGACGATCCGCGCCTAG
- a CDS encoding 4'-phosphopantetheinyl transferase family protein — translation MIDRILPAAVKVVSSRTDPPEAVLFAEEAALVTTAVPKRRQEFTTVRHCARLALASLDVPPAPILPGVRGAPVWPSGIVGSMTHCAGYRAAAVARTTACSGVGIDAEVDGPLPEGVLDLVSSEEERAHLASLAESDPGVQWERLLFSAKESVYKVWSPRTGRWLGFEEAALTFDPAASTFTARILVDGPFETLTGRFLIEDGIVLTAIACAA, via the coding sequence ATGATTGACCGCATCCTTCCGGCGGCGGTGAAAGTGGTGTCCTCGAGGACCGACCCGCCGGAAGCCGTGCTGTTCGCCGAGGAGGCCGCGCTCGTCACGACCGCCGTCCCGAAACGCCGGCAGGAGTTCACCACGGTGCGGCACTGCGCCCGCCTCGCCCTGGCCTCGCTGGACGTGCCGCCCGCACCGATCCTGCCGGGTGTCCGCGGCGCGCCGGTGTGGCCGTCCGGCATCGTCGGGAGCATGACGCACTGCGCGGGATACCGGGCGGCGGCGGTGGCCCGCACGACCGCATGCTCAGGCGTGGGCATCGACGCGGAGGTCGACGGCCCGCTCCCCGAGGGTGTCCTCGATCTGGTGTCGTCCGAGGAGGAACGCGCGCACCTCGCCTCGCTCGCCGAGTCCGACCCTGGCGTGCAGTGGGAACGGTTGCTCTTCAGCGCCAAGGAGTCGGTGTACAAGGTGTGGTCGCCGCGGACCGGCAGGTGGCTCGGTTTTGAGGAAGCGGCTCTGACGTTCGACCCGGCCGCGTCGACGTTCACGGCGAGGATCCTGGTGGACGGGCCGTTCGAGACGCTGACGGGACGTTTCCTGATCGAGGACGGGATCGTGCTGACGGCGATAGCGTGTGCCGCATGA
- a CDS encoding alpha/beta fold hydrolase — protein sequence MPAIGVGDITLHYEESGRGAPVLLIPGTAARGRTWWLHQVPALVAAGYRAITLDNRGVGKSGPAVPGLSIADLVGDTVAVIEQVVGGPCRLIGTSMGAYVVQELLVTRPDLVYRAVLMAGRARPDAVSATLAAAERALVAAGVVLPPEYDAVTRALQNLSPRTLEDPVTAQDWLDILEMSPTDWTDAGHRAQLGVTVDTDRRAAYRTITVPTLVMSFADDLIAPAVRGRELAAAIPGARYAEIADAGHYGYLEQPDAVNSALLAFLHD from the coding sequence ATGCCTGCGATCGGTGTCGGTGACATCACCCTGCACTACGAGGAGTCCGGGCGGGGCGCGCCTGTCCTCCTGATCCCCGGAACGGCGGCGCGCGGCCGCACCTGGTGGCTGCACCAGGTGCCGGCGCTGGTCGCCGCCGGATACCGCGCGATCACCCTGGACAACCGGGGCGTGGGCAAGAGCGGGCCGGCCGTGCCCGGCCTGTCGATCGCGGACCTCGTCGGTGACACCGTCGCGGTGATCGAGCAGGTCGTGGGTGGTCCCTGCCGGCTCATCGGTACGTCGATGGGCGCCTACGTGGTGCAGGAGCTGCTGGTCACGCGCCCCGACCTGGTGTACCGGGCCGTGCTGATGGCGGGCCGGGCGCGCCCCGACGCGGTGTCCGCGACACTCGCCGCCGCCGAACGTGCCCTGGTCGCCGCCGGTGTTGTGCTGCCACCGGAGTACGACGCGGTCACTCGTGCGCTGCAGAACCTCTCCCCGCGTACGCTCGAGGACCCGGTGACCGCGCAGGACTGGCTCGACATCCTGGAGATGTCGCCGACGGACTGGACCGACGCCGGCCATCGGGCGCAGCTCGGCGTCACCGTGGACACCGACCGCCGCGCGGCGTACCGGACCATCACCGTCCCCACCCTGGTGATGTCGTTCGCCGACGACCTGATCGCCCCGGCCGTCCGCGGCCGCGAACTGGCGGCGGCGATCCCCGGCGCGCGGTACGCGGAGATCGCGGACGCCGGCCACTACGGCTATCTGGAGCAGCCGGACGCGGTGAACAGCGCCCTGCTGGCCTTTCTCCATGATTGA
- a CDS encoding GIY-YIG nuclease family protein produces MRPEIRAMVTGLPREPGVYRFRDERGRVLYVGRATELRSRVGSYWGELHGRRHLRRMVAAVVRIEAVTCASVHEAAWLERNLLEESLPRWNRTRGGQEVPAYLRLDGRPATPGLRLTHDAGQAVAGVRVFGPYLGGARARLAVGALHRLHPLAYATTALTGAERDLAAQRGVTAADREELVAALVAVLQRDPVAVAAARHKLETVRDRAAGSLAFELAGRVQEELAALAWITAPQQVTTLEPGDYAVQGWSDGWLVSFAVRDGRVRSWSQRRSAQPRPALPEAWAGFAQRNAELAATLARLSA; encoded by the coding sequence ATGCGACCGGAGATCCGAGCGATGGTCACCGGCTTGCCGCGTGAGCCCGGCGTCTACCGTTTCCGCGACGAGCGGGGGCGTGTCCTCTACGTCGGGCGGGCCACCGAGCTGCGCAGCCGTGTCGGTTCCTACTGGGGTGAGCTGCACGGCCGGCGGCATCTGCGGCGCATGGTCGCGGCGGTGGTCCGGATCGAGGCGGTGACCTGCGCGTCCGTTCACGAGGCGGCGTGGCTGGAACGCAACCTGCTCGAGGAGTCGCTCCCCCGGTGGAACAGGACGCGCGGCGGGCAGGAGGTCCCCGCGTACCTGCGGCTGGATGGGCGACCGGCGACACCCGGGCTGCGCCTCACTCACGATGCGGGGCAGGCGGTCGCGGGGGTTCGGGTTTTCGGGCCCTATCTCGGTGGGGCGCGGGCGCGGCTCGCGGTCGGCGCACTGCACCGGCTGCACCCGCTGGCCTACGCCACGACCGCCCTGACGGGTGCGGAGCGTGACCTGGCCGCACAACGCGGAGTGACCGCGGCCGACCGGGAAGAACTCGTGGCGGCGCTCGTGGCGGTCCTTCAGCGTGATCCGGTCGCGGTCGCGGCCGCCCGGCACAAGCTCGAGACGGTACGCGACAGAGCAGCCGGATCCCTCGCCTTCGAACTCGCCGGCCGGGTCCAGGAGGAGCTGGCCGCCCTGGCCTGGATCACGGCTCCGCAGCAGGTCACGACGCTGGAGCCGGGCGACTACGCCGTGCAGGGGTGGTCCGACGGATGGCTGGTGTCGTTCGCCGTGCGCGACGGCCGGGTCCGGTCGTGGAGCCAGCGCCGCAGCGCGCAGCCCCGCCCGGCGCTGCCGGAGGCCTGGGCCGGGTTCGCCCAGCGTAATGCCGAGCTGGCCGCGACCCTGGCTAGGCTTTCGGCGTGA
- a CDS encoding GNAT family N-acetyltransferase encodes MTIVYAWRAGFDSGALDALHAVGFGHAPGGIDWLSRVEKHSLGWVCAHRRDTLVGFVNVAWDGGTHAFLLDTVVAPDVRGQGVGTRLVQAAADGARAAGCGWLHVDYEPHLTAFYQEACGFAPTAAGLVALEKGRDKHATDR; translated from the coding sequence GTGACGATCGTCTACGCCTGGCGGGCCGGCTTCGACAGCGGTGCCCTCGACGCCCTGCACGCGGTGGGTTTCGGTCATGCCCCCGGGGGAATCGACTGGCTGTCACGCGTCGAGAAGCACAGCCTCGGCTGGGTCTGCGCCCACCGCCGCGACACGCTGGTCGGTTTTGTCAACGTCGCCTGGGACGGTGGCACCCACGCCTTCCTGCTCGACACGGTCGTCGCGCCGGACGTCCGCGGGCAGGGTGTCGGCACCCGGCTGGTGCAGGCCGCGGCCGACGGCGCCCGCGCCGCGGGGTGCGGCTGGCTGCACGTCGACTACGAGCCTCACCTGACCGCGTTCTATCAGGAGGCCTGCGGTTTTGCACCGACCGCCGCCGGCCTCGTCGCACTGGAGAAAGGTAGGGATAAACATGCCACTGACCGGTGA
- a CDS encoding nitroreductase family deazaflavin-dependent oxidoreductase: protein MPLTGEYAPSTSDWAREQAEQFEATSGSEANELRGKPIIVLTSIGAKSGKLRKTPLMRVEHNGEYAVVASLGGAPKHPVWYWNLVKNPHVELQDGDVKRDYVAREVQGEEREQWWARAVEAWPPYEDYQTKTERVIPIFVLTATDA from the coding sequence ATGCCACTGACCGGTGAATACGCGCCGAGCACGTCGGACTGGGCCCGTGAGCAGGCGGAGCAGTTCGAGGCCACCTCCGGCTCCGAGGCCAACGAGCTGCGCGGCAAGCCGATCATCGTGCTGACCTCGATCGGCGCGAAGAGCGGCAAGCTCCGCAAGACGCCGCTGATGCGGGTCGAGCACAACGGCGAGTACGCCGTGGTGGCCTCGCTGGGCGGCGCGCCGAAGCACCCCGTCTGGTACTGGAACCTGGTCAAGAACCCGCACGTCGAGCTGCAGGACGGCGACGTGAAGCGTGACTACGTCGCCCGCGAGGTGCAGGGTGAGGAGCGCGAGCAGTGGTGGGCGCGCGCCGTCGAGGCCTGGCCGCCGTACGAGGACTACCAGACCAAGACCGAACGCGTCATCCCGATCTTCGTCCTGACCGCGACCGACGCCTGA
- a CDS encoding nitroreductase family deazaflavin-dependent oxidoreductase: MPLSGEYAPSTSGWARKQAETYEATNGERAGDIQGRPVVVLTSIGARTGLLRKTALMRVEHNGDYAVVGSLGGGPKNPVWVYNLRRNPEVELQDGDRKRDYVAREVSGDERAVWWERSVEAFPTYAGYAKKTDRLIPVFVLEPRE, translated from the coding sequence ATGCCGCTGTCCGGCGAGTACGCCCCGAGCACGTCGGGCTGGGCCCGCAAGCAGGCCGAGACGTACGAGGCGACGAACGGTGAGCGGGCCGGTGACATCCAGGGCCGCCCGGTTGTCGTCCTGACCTCGATCGGCGCCCGCACGGGCCTGTTGCGCAAGACGGCGCTGATGCGTGTCGAGCACAACGGCGATTACGCCGTGGTCGGCTCGCTGGGCGGCGGCCCGAAGAACCCGGTCTGGGTCTACAACCTGCGCCGGAACCCCGAGGTCGAGCTGCAGGACGGCGACCGCAAGCGTGACTACGTGGCACGTGAGGTGTCCGGCGACGAGCGGGCGGTGTGGTGGGAACGCTCGGTCGAGGCGTTCCCCACCTACGCGGGTTACGCGAAGAAGACCGACCGCCTGATCCCGGTGTTCGTCCTGGAGCCGCGCGAGTGA
- a CDS encoding macro domain-containing protein yields MTPLQFRRGDATSPQAKGPKVIAHICNDLGGWGKGFVLAVSRRWPEPERDYRQWHRERSKNDFRLGAVRLIQVRPDTWVANMIGQHGMKHGSSGPPIRYDAVEKCLTTLGEQAAGLEASVHMPRIGCGLAGGKWERIEPLVQSALSDRGIPVTVYDH; encoded by the coding sequence GTGACACCGTTGCAGTTCCGGCGGGGTGACGCGACGAGCCCGCAGGCCAAGGGCCCCAAGGTGATCGCGCACATCTGCAACGACCTCGGCGGCTGGGGCAAGGGTTTTGTGCTCGCGGTGTCCCGCCGCTGGCCGGAGCCCGAGCGCGACTACCGCCAGTGGCACCGCGAGCGCTCGAAGAACGATTTTCGCCTCGGCGCCGTGCGGCTGATCCAGGTCCGCCCGGACACCTGGGTGGCCAACATGATCGGCCAGCACGGCATGAAACACGGCAGCTCCGGCCCGCCGATCCGTTACGACGCCGTCGAGAAGTGCCTGACGACGCTGGGCGAGCAGGCCGCCGGGCTGGAGGCGAGTGTCCACATGCCACGGATCGGCTGCGGCCTCGCCGGCGGCAAGTGGGAGCGCATCGAGCCGCTGGTGCAGTCGGCCCTGTCAGACCGCGGCATCCCGGTCACCGTCTACGACCACTAG
- a CDS encoding ABC transporter ATP-binding protein, with protein MTSRLSGSDLTLAYDNRVITSALDVTIPDGSFTVIVGPNACGKSTLLRALSGLLAPKAGSVVLDGAAINSYRAKEVARRLGLLPQTATAPEGISVADLVARGRYPHQKLLRQWTPEDENQVAAAMEATAVTALADRAVDELSGGQRQRVWMAMALAQQTNILLLDEPTTYLDIAYQIDLLDLCADLNEEGRTLVAVLHDLNQACRYATHLIAMKSGRIVAEGNPSEIITAELVEDVYGLVCEVIPDPQTNTPLVVPAARTARAGRLVR; from the coding sequence ATGACCTCGCGGCTGTCCGGCTCGGACCTGACCCTCGCGTACGACAACCGGGTGATCACCTCGGCTCTCGACGTGACCATCCCCGACGGCTCGTTCACGGTGATCGTCGGGCCGAACGCGTGCGGCAAGTCGACACTGCTGCGGGCCCTGTCCGGTCTGCTGGCACCCAAGGCCGGCTCGGTGGTGCTCGACGGTGCGGCGATCAACTCGTACCGGGCCAAGGAGGTCGCCCGGCGCCTCGGGCTGCTGCCCCAGACCGCGACGGCACCCGAGGGCATCTCGGTCGCCGACCTCGTGGCCCGGGGGCGGTACCCCCACCAGAAACTCCTGCGCCAGTGGACGCCGGAGGACGAGAACCAGGTCGCCGCGGCCATGGAGGCAACCGCCGTGACCGCCCTGGCCGACCGCGCGGTCGACGAACTCTCCGGCGGCCAGCGCCAGCGCGTCTGGATGGCGATGGCACTGGCCCAGCAGACGAACATCCTGCTGCTGGACGAACCCACGACCTACCTGGACATCGCCTACCAGATCGACCTGCTGGACCTCTGCGCCGACCTCAACGAGGAGGGCCGCACGCTGGTTGCGGTGCTCCACGACCTCAACCAGGCCTGCCGCTACGCGACCCACCTGATCGCCATGAAGTCCGGCCGGATCGTCGCGGAGGGCAACCCGAGCGAGATCATCACCGCCGAGCTGGTCGAGGACGTCTACGGCCTGGTCTGCGAGGTCATCCCCGACCCCCAGACGAACACACCCCTGGTCGTCCCGGCCGCCCGCACCGCCCGCGCGGGCCGCCTGGTCCGCTAG
- a CDS encoding FecCD family ABC transporter permease — MSRRITVRGAGLALRLDLRTIWVSGALLLATAAVVTLTVVAAGTRLPIADIIEILNGGGRRADRFILLDLRLPRVTLGLLAGAALALSGAVFQSLSRNPLGSPDIVGFTTGSATGAVLAIVVFGAGPAGAAGAAIVAGILTALIVYGLASIGGGAVRRIVLVGIGISAMLVAVNSYLISRARLDAAQAAAIWLVGTLNGRTWEYVRLLGLALLILAPLLLLLSRRLQMLEMGDESAQSLGVRVNRSRLLLVILAVAVCAVATAATGPVAFVALAAPQITRRLTGSPALQLLPTAITGALLMVLSDYVAQRLLAPAQLPVGVVTGAVGGVYLAWLLSLQWRKGS, encoded by the coding sequence GTGAGCCGCCGGATCACCGTCCGCGGCGCCGGCCTCGCCCTGCGCCTGGACCTGCGCACCATCTGGGTCAGCGGCGCGTTGCTGCTGGCGACCGCCGCCGTCGTCACGCTCACGGTCGTCGCGGCCGGCACCCGCCTGCCGATCGCCGACATCATCGAGATCCTCAACGGTGGCGGGCGCCGGGCCGACCGCTTCATCCTGCTCGACCTGCGTCTGCCCCGTGTCACCCTCGGCCTGCTCGCCGGTGCGGCCCTGGCCCTGTCCGGCGCGGTCTTCCAGAGCCTGTCGCGCAACCCGCTCGGCAGCCCCGACATCGTCGGCTTCACCACCGGCTCGGCCACCGGCGCGGTCCTCGCGATCGTCGTCTTCGGCGCGGGTCCGGCCGGTGCCGCCGGCGCGGCCATCGTGGCCGGCATCCTCACCGCACTGATCGTGTACGGGCTGGCTTCGATCGGCGGGGGTGCCGTCCGCCGCATCGTGCTCGTGGGCATCGGCATCAGCGCGATGCTGGTCGCCGTCAACAGCTACCTCATCAGCCGGGCCCGTCTCGACGCCGCCCAGGCCGCCGCGATCTGGCTGGTGGGCACCCTGAACGGCCGCACCTGGGAGTACGTCCGGCTGCTCGGGCTGGCCCTGCTGATCCTGGCGCCGCTGCTGCTCCTGCTCAGCCGCCGTCTGCAGATGCTGGAGATGGGTGACGAGTCGGCGCAGTCCCTGGGCGTACGCGTGAACAGGTCCCGGTTGTTGCTCGTGATCCTCGCCGTGGCGGTGTGTGCGGTGGCGACCGCCGCGACCGGCCCGGTGGCGTTCGTGGCGCTGGCCGCACCGCAGATCACCCGCCGCCTCACCGGCTCGCCGGCCCTGCAACTGCTGCCGACGGCCATCACCGGAGCACTGCTGATGGTGCTCAGCGACTACGTCGCGCAACGGCTGCTGGCCCCCGCCCAGCTGCCCGTCGGAGTGGTGACCGGTGCGGTCGGCGGGGTCTACCTGGCCTGGCTGCTCAGCCTCCAATGGCGAAAGGGAAGCTGA